A genomic segment from Lignipirellula cremea encodes:
- the coaE gene encoding dephospho-CoA kinase (Dephospho-CoA kinase (CoaE) performs the final step in coenzyme A biosynthesis.), whose amino-acid sequence MATSKPLVIGVLGGIASGKSYVSQRFAEQGAVVLDADRAGHQTLAEPTIQNILRRRWGDRVFNDDGTVDRKAVAAIVFAPQGADELTFLEQTTHPRIGERLQQQIDQLADQANGEAPAALVLDAPVMLKAGWDRLCDYLVFVDAPPNVRLARALQRGWTAEEFSRRELTQESTGTKRERADYVIDNGGSEQHTQQQVIDFWRRHVAPSPSPHQP is encoded by the coding sequence ATGGCGACTTCGAAACCCCTGGTCATCGGCGTACTCGGCGGCATCGCCAGCGGCAAAAGTTATGTGTCGCAGCGGTTTGCCGAACAAGGAGCCGTGGTGCTCGACGCCGATCGGGCTGGTCACCAGACGCTCGCCGAACCAACCATACAAAACATATTACGTCGCCGCTGGGGCGATCGGGTATTTAACGACGATGGCACGGTCGACCGGAAAGCGGTCGCCGCTATTGTGTTTGCTCCCCAGGGCGCCGACGAACTTACTTTTCTGGAACAGACAACCCACCCCCGCATCGGAGAACGGCTGCAGCAGCAGATCGATCAGCTGGCGGACCAGGCAAACGGGGAAGCCCCGGCGGCTTTGGTTCTCGACGCTCCGGTCATGCTGAAGGCTGGCTGGGATCGCCTGTGCGACTACCTTGTATTTGTGGACGCCCCGCCCAATGTGCGCTTGGCTCGCGCTTTGCAACGAGGGTGGACGGCGGAAGAATTTTCCCGCCGCGAATTGACGCAGGAATCCACGGGTACAAAACGTGAACGGGCCGACTATGTAATCGATAACGGCGGGTCCGAACAGCACACCCAGCAGCAAGTCATTGACTTTTGGCGTCGGCATGTGGCGCCTTCCCCTTCTCCTCATCAGCCATGA